The following are from one region of the Melospiza melodia melodia isolate bMelMel2 chromosome 16, bMelMel2.pri, whole genome shotgun sequence genome:
- the RLIM gene encoding E3 ubiquitin-protein ligase RLIM isoform X1 encodes MESSDSGDKGSIDQSEAQRQSQLDRLDREEAFYQFVNNLSEEDYRLMRDNNLLGTPGEITEEELLRRLHQVKEGPPQQNSDENRGAESAEDVSNGDSIIDWLNSVRQTGNTTRSGQRGNQSWRAVSRTNPNSGDFRFSLEINVNRNNGNTNPETESEPSVEPSNGEDLENSQSDSEIPRSESPSVRQPGSERSSAEELTAEAASPPRGQRRARSRSPEQRRTRARTDRSRSPINAVSEAPRRSHHNTSSQTLDHSSAGEAEGSSRTRQHVTLRQHTVGTEVPSENAVLFAPPETRPAPQAAGSSESTGASESTAPGQRPPTIVLDLQVRRVRPGEYRQRDSIANRTRSRSQTPNNTVTYESERGGFRRTFSRSERAGVRTYVSTIRIPIRRILNTGLSETTSVAIQTMLRQIMTGFGELSYFMYSDNDADSSGSTPFHNAETAEPQSGGASGNENADVSSGEVYEGGHEASSTSGARREGRNMRGSVTFEESGSLPFLSLAQFFLLNEDDDDQPRGLTKEQIDNLAMRNFGESDALKTCSVCITEYTEGNKLRKLPCSHEYHVHCIDRWLSENSTCPICRRAVLASGNRESVV; translated from the exons ATGGAAAGCTCAGATTCTGGTGATAAAGGAAGTATTGATCAGTCAGAAGCCCAACGTCAGAGCCAGCTGGATCGGTTAGACCGAGAGGAAGCTTTCTATCAGTTTGTGAACAACCTGAGTGAAGAGGACTACAGGCTTATGAGAGATAACAATTTGCTAGGAACACCAG GTGAAATTACTGAAGAAGAGTTGCTGAGAAGGCTACACCAAGTTAAAGAAGGTCCGCCACAGCAAAACAGTGATGAGAATAGAG GTGCAGAGTCCGCAGAAGATGTTTCAAATGGAGATTCTATAATAGACTGGCTTAATTCAGTCCGACAGACTGGAAATACGACACGGAGCGGGCAGCGAGGAAACCAGTCCTGGAGAGCAGTGAGCCGGACTAACCCAAATAGCGGCGACTTCAGATTCAGTTTGGAAATAAATGTCAACCGTAATAATGGGAACACGAATCCAGAAACTGAGAGTGAGCCATCTGTAGAGCCTTCCAATGGGGAGGATTTGGAAAACAGCCAAAGTGACTCTGAAATTCCAAGGTCTGAATCACCATCTGTAAGGCAGCCTGGATCAGAAAGGAGCAGTGCGGAGGAGCTGACAGCTGAGGCGGCTTCCCCTCCTAGAGGGCAGAGGAGAGCCAGGAGTAGGAGTCCAGAGCAGCGGCGGACGCGGGCTAGGACTGATAGAAGTAGGTCACCTATTAATGCAGTGAGCGAGGCCCCTCGCAGGTCTCATCACAACACATCATCTCAAACACTTGACCACTCCTCAGCGGGCGAGGCTGAgggcagctctagaaccaggcaGCACGTGACGTTAAGGCAGCACACAGTGGGGACTGAGGTGCCAAGTGAAAATGCAGTTCTGTTTGCCCCTCCTGAGACGAGGCCTGCTCCTCAAGCAGCGGGTTCTTCAGAAAGCACCGGCGCCAGCGAGTCCACGGCTCCTGGGCAGAGGCCTCCCACCATAGTGCTGGACCTGCAGGTGAGAAGAGTTCGCCCGGGCGAGTACCGGCAGAGGGACAGCATCGCCAACAGGACCCGCTCGCGCTCCCAGACCCCCAACAACACGGTCACCTACGAGAGCGAGCGCGGCGGCTTCCGGCGCACCTTCTCCCGCTCGGAGCGCGCCGGCGTGAGAACTTACGTCAGCACCATCAGGATCCCCATCCGCAGGATCCTGAACACAGGCCTCAGCGAGACCACGTCGGTCGCCATCCAGACCATGCTGAGGCAGATCATGACGGGCTTCGGGGAGCTCAGCTACTTCATGTACAGCGATAACGATGCGGATTCCAGTGGGTCGACTCCCTTTCACAACGCGGAGACTGCCGAGCCGCAGAGCGGGGGCGCCTCGGGCAATGAGAATGCAGATGTCAGCTCAGGGGAGGTGTACGAGGGTGGGCACGAGGCCAGCTCCACATCTGGTGCCAGGCGGGAAGGCCGCAATATGAGGGGATCGGTCACTTTTGAAGAAAGCGGTTCTCTACCATTCCTTAGCCTTGCACAGTTTTTCTTACTCAACGAAGATGACGACGACCAACCCAGAGGACTCACCAAAGAACAAATTGACAACCTAGCCATGAGGAATTTTGGTGAGAGCGACGCTCTGAAAACCTGCAGCGTGTGCATCACCGAGTACACGGAGGGCAACAAGCTCCGCAAGCTGCCGTGCTCGCACGAGTACCACGTGCACTGCATCGACCGCTGGCTGTCCGAGAACTCCACCTGCCCCATCTGccgcagggcagtgctggcctcTGGCAACAGGGAGAGCGTGGTCTGA
- the RLIM gene encoding E3 ubiquitin-protein ligase RLIM isoform X2, translating into MESSDSGDKGSIDQSEAQRQSQLDRLDREEAFYQFVNNLSEEDYRLMRDNNLLGTPGAESAEDVSNGDSIIDWLNSVRQTGNTTRSGQRGNQSWRAVSRTNPNSGDFRFSLEINVNRNNGNTNPETESEPSVEPSNGEDLENSQSDSEIPRSESPSVRQPGSERSSAEELTAEAASPPRGQRRARSRSPEQRRTRARTDRSRSPINAVSEAPRRSHHNTSSQTLDHSSAGEAEGSSRTRQHVTLRQHTVGTEVPSENAVLFAPPETRPAPQAAGSSESTGASESTAPGQRPPTIVLDLQVRRVRPGEYRQRDSIANRTRSRSQTPNNTVTYESERGGFRRTFSRSERAGVRTYVSTIRIPIRRILNTGLSETTSVAIQTMLRQIMTGFGELSYFMYSDNDADSSGSTPFHNAETAEPQSGGASGNENADVSSGEVYEGGHEASSTSGARREGRNMRGSVTFEESGSLPFLSLAQFFLLNEDDDDQPRGLTKEQIDNLAMRNFGESDALKTCSVCITEYTEGNKLRKLPCSHEYHVHCIDRWLSENSTCPICRRAVLASGNRESVV; encoded by the exons ATGGAAAGCTCAGATTCTGGTGATAAAGGAAGTATTGATCAGTCAGAAGCCCAACGTCAGAGCCAGCTGGATCGGTTAGACCGAGAGGAAGCTTTCTATCAGTTTGTGAACAACCTGAGTGAAGAGGACTACAGGCTTATGAGAGATAACAATTTGCTAGGAACACCAG GTGCAGAGTCCGCAGAAGATGTTTCAAATGGAGATTCTATAATAGACTGGCTTAATTCAGTCCGACAGACTGGAAATACGACACGGAGCGGGCAGCGAGGAAACCAGTCCTGGAGAGCAGTGAGCCGGACTAACCCAAATAGCGGCGACTTCAGATTCAGTTTGGAAATAAATGTCAACCGTAATAATGGGAACACGAATCCAGAAACTGAGAGTGAGCCATCTGTAGAGCCTTCCAATGGGGAGGATTTGGAAAACAGCCAAAGTGACTCTGAAATTCCAAGGTCTGAATCACCATCTGTAAGGCAGCCTGGATCAGAAAGGAGCAGTGCGGAGGAGCTGACAGCTGAGGCGGCTTCCCCTCCTAGAGGGCAGAGGAGAGCCAGGAGTAGGAGTCCAGAGCAGCGGCGGACGCGGGCTAGGACTGATAGAAGTAGGTCACCTATTAATGCAGTGAGCGAGGCCCCTCGCAGGTCTCATCACAACACATCATCTCAAACACTTGACCACTCCTCAGCGGGCGAGGCTGAgggcagctctagaaccaggcaGCACGTGACGTTAAGGCAGCACACAGTGGGGACTGAGGTGCCAAGTGAAAATGCAGTTCTGTTTGCCCCTCCTGAGACGAGGCCTGCTCCTCAAGCAGCGGGTTCTTCAGAAAGCACCGGCGCCAGCGAGTCCACGGCTCCTGGGCAGAGGCCTCCCACCATAGTGCTGGACCTGCAGGTGAGAAGAGTTCGCCCGGGCGAGTACCGGCAGAGGGACAGCATCGCCAACAGGACCCGCTCGCGCTCCCAGACCCCCAACAACACGGTCACCTACGAGAGCGAGCGCGGCGGCTTCCGGCGCACCTTCTCCCGCTCGGAGCGCGCCGGCGTGAGAACTTACGTCAGCACCATCAGGATCCCCATCCGCAGGATCCTGAACACAGGCCTCAGCGAGACCACGTCGGTCGCCATCCAGACCATGCTGAGGCAGATCATGACGGGCTTCGGGGAGCTCAGCTACTTCATGTACAGCGATAACGATGCGGATTCCAGTGGGTCGACTCCCTTTCACAACGCGGAGACTGCCGAGCCGCAGAGCGGGGGCGCCTCGGGCAATGAGAATGCAGATGTCAGCTCAGGGGAGGTGTACGAGGGTGGGCACGAGGCCAGCTCCACATCTGGTGCCAGGCGGGAAGGCCGCAATATGAGGGGATCGGTCACTTTTGAAGAAAGCGGTTCTCTACCATTCCTTAGCCTTGCACAGTTTTTCTTACTCAACGAAGATGACGACGACCAACCCAGAGGACTCACCAAAGAACAAATTGACAACCTAGCCATGAGGAATTTTGGTGAGAGCGACGCTCTGAAAACCTGCAGCGTGTGCATCACCGAGTACACGGAGGGCAACAAGCTCCGCAAGCTGCCGTGCTCGCACGAGTACCACGTGCACTGCATCGACCGCTGGCTGTCCGAGAACTCCACCTGCCCCATCTGccgcagggcagtgctggcctcTGGCAACAGGGAGAGCGTGGTCTGA